The Homo sapiens chromosome 5, GRCh38.p14 Primary Assembly genome includes a window with the following:
- the MFAP3 gene encoding microfibril-associated glycoprotein 3 isoform 1 precursor (isoform 1 precursor is encoded by transcript variant 3), with amino-acid sequence MKLHCCLFTLVASIIVPAAFVLEDVDFDQMVSLEANRSSYNASFPSSFELSASSHSDDDVIIAKEGTSVSIECLLTASHYEDVHWHNSKGQQLDGRSRGGKWLVSDNFLNITNVAFDDRGLYTCFVTSPIRASYSVTLRVIFTSGDMSVYYMIVCLIAFTITLILNVTRLCMMSSHLRKTEKAINEFFRTEGAEKLQKAFEIAKRIPIITSAKTLELAKVTQFKTMEFARYIEELARSVPLPPLILNCRAFVEEMFEAVRVDDPDDLGERIKERPALNAQGGIYVINPEMGRSNSPGGDSDDGSLNEQGQEIAVQVSVHLQSETKSIDTESQGSSHFSPPDDIGSAESNCNYKDGAYENCQL; translated from the exons ATGAAGCTACATTGTTGCTTATTCACTTTAGTGGCAAGTATTATTGTGCCAGCTGCTTTTGTTTTGGAAGATGTGGACTTCGACCAAATGGTTTCACTGGAAGCAAATCGTAGTTCTTACAATGCATCCTTTCCCTCAAGCTTTGAACTCTCAGCAAGTTCCCACTCGGATGATGATGTCATCATAGCCAAAGAGGGAACTAGCGTTTCAATTGAGTGTCTTCTCACAGCCAGTCACTATGAAGATGTCCATTGGCACAATTCAAAAGGACAGCAACTGGATGGCAGAAGCAGAG GTGGAAAGTGGTTGGTTTCTGATAACTTCCTAAACATCACCAATGTAGCTTTTGATGACCGTGGGCTCTATACCTGTTTCGTCACCTCTCCAATTCGTGCCTCCTACTCTGTCACCCTACGTGTTATCTTCACCTCGGGAGACATGAGTGTCTATTACATGATTGTTTGCCTGATTGCCTTTACAATCACACTCATCTTGAATGTCACACGGCTGTGCATGATGAGCAGCCATCTTCGCAAGACTGAGAAGGCTATCAATGAGTTCTTTAGAACTGAAGGGGCTGAGAAACTTCAGAAGGCCTTTGAGATTGCAAAACGTATCCCCATCATTACCTCAGCCAAAACTCTGGAGCTCGCCAAAGTCACACAATTTAAGACCATGGAGTTTGCTCGTTATATTGAAGAACTGGCAAGAAGTGTCCCTCTTCCACCTCTTATTCTAAACTGTCGAGCCTTTGTTGAGGAGATGTTTGAGGCTGTGCGAGTGGACGACCCTGATGACCTGGGTGAAAGAATTAAAGAGAGACCTGCCTTGAATGCTCAAGGTGGCATCTATGTCATTAACCCAGAGATGGGACGGAGTAATTCACCAGGAGGAGATTCAGATGATGGCTCTCTGAATGAACAAGGCCAGGAAATAGCAGTTCAGGTTTCTGTCCACCTTCAGTCAGAAACCAAAAGTATTGATACAGAGTCTCAAGGCAGCAGTCATTTCAGTCCACCTGATGATATAGGATCTGCAGAATCTAACTGTAACTACAAAGATGGGGCATATGAAAACTGTCAGCTGTAA
- the MFAP3 gene encoding microfibril-associated glycoprotein 3 isoform 2 (isoform 2 is encoded by transcript variant 2), whose protein sequence is MSVYYMIVCLIAFTITLILNVTRLCMMSSHLRKTEKAINEFFRTEGAEKLQKAFEIAKRIPIITSAKTLELAKVTQFKTMEFARYIEELARSVPLPPLILNCRAFVEEMFEAVRVDDPDDLGERIKERPALNAQGGIYVINPEMGRSNSPGGDSDDGSLNEQGQEIAVQVSVHLQSETKSIDTESQGSSHFSPPDDIGSAESNCNYKDGAYENCQL, encoded by the coding sequence ATGAGTGTCTATTACATGATTGTTTGCCTGATTGCCTTTACAATCACACTCATCTTGAATGTCACACGGCTGTGCATGATGAGCAGCCATCTTCGCAAGACTGAGAAGGCTATCAATGAGTTCTTTAGAACTGAAGGGGCTGAGAAACTTCAGAAGGCCTTTGAGATTGCAAAACGTATCCCCATCATTACCTCAGCCAAAACTCTGGAGCTCGCCAAAGTCACACAATTTAAGACCATGGAGTTTGCTCGTTATATTGAAGAACTGGCAAGAAGTGTCCCTCTTCCACCTCTTATTCTAAACTGTCGAGCCTTTGTTGAGGAGATGTTTGAGGCTGTGCGAGTGGACGACCCTGATGACCTGGGTGAAAGAATTAAAGAGAGACCTGCCTTGAATGCTCAAGGTGGCATCTATGTCATTAACCCAGAGATGGGACGGAGTAATTCACCAGGAGGAGATTCAGATGATGGCTCTCTGAATGAACAAGGCCAGGAAATAGCAGTTCAGGTTTCTGTCCACCTTCAGTCAGAAACCAAAAGTATTGATACAGAGTCTCAAGGCAGCAGTCATTTCAGTCCACCTGATGATATAGGATCTGCAGAATCTAACTGTAACTACAAAGATGGGGCATATGAAAACTGTCAGCTGTAA